A segment of the Amblyomma americanum isolate KBUSLIRL-KWMA chromosome 6, ASM5285725v1, whole genome shotgun sequence genome:
tttgcttggacgaagcgataGGAGTGTGCTCTCTgctgttcaaaattttcttcaagaaacgcagcgactccctttctaatttctttttcccgctctcagtctgCACGAAAttaaaacattacaggcattggatactattatgcacattaagccatcgtcccgtcttcgatctacaagttaacaggacctctgtccttgcgtcttccactCTATCAGCCTATATACTATTACTACTAtttttcccgtcaaaacgttcctgtttccagcaattaaccgccagtgtctaggccactcccccgtagtgggtatgtgccagcattgtttgaggctaACCAACCAGCCAACCAATATGGACACGTGCTTCTGAAATCATCGGAAGGGTGGGAATTGTAGTTATATATTTAGAAAATCTTCATCGCAGATGCCAGTGCAGCATTTTAAAGAAATCTTTATTATTACTGGAAGTTCCCAAGGCACCTTCTAAACACACCATATTAATCTGCAGACGCAGGGCTGGTCTCGTAGTATTAGTCAGAGCTGTGATACAGCACACGTGGTTGGGCAGTATATtagacaaaaaacaaacaaacagcgttTTTAAATGCATATGTACAGGTGGTTTCAGTTTACTTGTGGAAAAGAAAATTATGTCGAACGAACACTGCAGGACTTTAGTTCTCAAATAGCCGCTTGATAAGAACATGAGGCGATATGTTCTGTAGATGGCAAAGAAGAAATTCAAGTTGGAACGAATCAGTTAATTTAGGcatttcagaaatgaaaaaaagtcaTAATCATTCGTCACCACAAGGACGCTTTTTTCTAGTAAAGTGAGCAGATATTGAATGACACACAGATCGATCACACTAAAAGAACCGCTTCCCTGCAACTTAAGCAATTAAACGGCCTATCCGAATTATCGTTGGCGCATTGTTTCGTGGAAGATTTCATCTTTAGCACCAACTGCAGAGAGCTTATTCTTATACAAAAATCTTTATTTTTAATAAGTAATCAACCAACGATACCCACCCTTCAAATTATGTTCTTCGCCTTACCTAGCGACCCGCCCAGGAGAAAGATTCAGTTGAAGAGGCCACGTGCGTATGAAGCAGTCGCAGGCGCTCGTCCGGCGATCTGCAATGCTCTGCTTCGAAGTGTGCTTGCGCCACAATGAATGCAATGAAGTCTTGCAAAACTCCTGCGTCGACCTGCGCTGGGCGGTGGTTTCGGTATCGCCGCAGTAAGGCCGCCTATCTTCAGGAAGCGTTATCACAGTTCATCAGGCGACGCCGTCTTGTCCTTCTAAATGTGAAATAGGTGTTGCCCGGGTTATCACTACGAGGTGTGACTGCCATGTCTTTGCGCTATTAAAAATGCAGAAACACGCCCCGTAAAGACGACGCTGTTCTTCTACGGAGGTTgtactttttttttggggggggtgggggggtggggggggggagaccACATAGTTTCTTATTAACTTCAGTGAGGTTTAAAATTCGATCTGTTTGTTTCGATTCGAGGTTTGTCATTTGTATGCGAGGCCGCATGAATACATGAGTAAACAAGAAACACTAGTGGGAAGTCTTTATTAGGTGCCAAAAGAGTTATGTAAATAGCACTAAAGAGATAGGAAGCAATTATGGAAGGAAGCAAGAAACGAAGTCGAGAAAAACACGAAAAGAAACTAATTAATGCGCAGGAGTACACTCGTATTTCAATAAAAAGCATAACCTGTTTTCTAGTATTCTCACTGACGTGCACCTACTACACTGTATTACTATGTCCCAAGTTATGCACTCCCCCGTGTTTTATCCGAGTTACCACCATGGCAGTCAGTGAACGAAAATAGCGCGGaacgaacaacaacaacaaatgtcGAGATAAATTCACAGCGCAAGCATCCCTGCGCATGCTGCTTCCACGTTTCAAAGCAACTGCAGCCTCTGTTTAGGGGAGGCAtcctgggccagagggcgctgcgcaCGCCAGTGAACATTGGCGTTTCCGAGCGACTCGATATAATTAATCGGGCAGGTCTACTACTCTTTTGCAGACTTGTGTGTCCCTGCGCCCCCTGCACAGGAGACTGTTGactggagagatatgagagagccTTGGTCCTGCACCGAGCTTATACTCGTGCTGATTATGGTGATGATGCACTGCCTGCTTGGGAAAGAAACTTtctgcgcgcgcgcgctcgttctTTCTCGCTCGCGCCCGTAAGCTCTTGTGACAAACTTATTTCGCACGCGCGCTCATGCTACCTTCGCTTGCACTTGGAAGCAGtagtgaaagaagcagtgaaagaagCAGAAGTAGTGGGCAGCTCTTGTGCGCGGCGTTAAGTAAGCCTAAAAAAAAAGGCGCGCTGTTCTCGTCAAGCCCACTTTGGTGTTGCGATTAAATGACCACTTTTTACGTAAAGTGGAAACTTTGCTGTTGCCGCAGGTGGCGAGTCATTTATATTATTTGCTAATCGCTACTGCAGCGCCCTGCCTTACTCactctctttcttatttcactctcagcttcctctcttccctcatggcgtggttgaggtgttcaccgagaagtgagacagttacagcgcctTCCTTTTCCCGGTAACGAATCATATGGATACTTGACATGCATTAAACGATTCCGGCCAGCTGCGTATATTTTTGCGGACAACCCGCATGGCTGTAAGCAAATGCGCCATTTCAGTGAAACCCAAGAGACAAGCAAGACGCTTCGTCGCTTTTAGACAGCCGCGGCGCCGCTTCAGTCCTTGAGAGATAAATTTTATCTGTTTACGAAAGCATGTCCGTCCGACTGCAAGCAGAGAGACGCAGCAGGTATTTAGCGGGTGGCGAGGCAGTGACCAAGGACGCAAGCTGCGGGCAGAAACACAAGGGCTTTTTGTGCAGTTTTAGCCGGCCGAATGTTCTCTGCTGTCGCTTCGAAGGAAAGCAGCGAGATTCCGTTGCTCACCGTCCAATGCATTCAACTTCAAAAGCTTCGCTTTCCCCTCTAAATTTAAAATGTATTCAAAGACATCCATGTCATTCTTGCAAAAACTAAGTTTCCAAAATTGCTATCCAATATCAGGTGAGTTAAAGAGAGATAAATACTTCATTAAAACCAGCAATCgcaacagcttgcttctttttcGCGTAGTACAGCGCTCTGGCATACGTCCTAGTAAGACAACCTCAGGAGGTTGGACAAGTTTTTAACTGAAGCGTATTGgccgcagcaaggaagagcaTCCGAAATGCCACCGAGTACACACTGGTTTTAATAATTGATttcgtttggttttatggggctggacgtcccaaagcgactcaggctatgagtgacgctgtagtggagggctccggataatttcgaccacctgggtttcttaagCGTACGTGCACTCACATCGACCAATGCAAGGGTTTCTAGCACTTCTAATTggtgcaagctttcccccggCCTTGTTCGCGGGGCTGTTCAGGAGCTAACCGCTTGGAAAAAATGTCTTTGGTCTACCCCCTTTTAGGGGTCGCTGAAGAGGCGCAGCTCAAAATCAGACATGTTGTTTTACCGCACGTGGCGGATTTGCAATTTCGGCTGATCGCTAACTTCGACGCATCAGCGATCTGTGGAAGGGCTAAGACATTATTCGCAAGCATTTCATCCCTGAAAAGCCGACCACTTAACAGGGGGAAagcatgtagtagtagtagtagtagtagtagtagtagtagtagtagtagtagtagtagtagtagtagtagtagtagtagtagtagtagtagtagtagtagtagtagtagtagtagtagtagtagtagtagtagtagtagtagtagtagtagtagtagtagtagtagtagtagtagtagtagtagtagtagtagtagtagtagtagtagtagtagtagtagtagtagtagtagtagtagtagtagtagtagtagtagtagtagtagtagtagtagtagtagtagtagtagtagtagtagtagtagtagtagtagtagtagtagtagtagtagtagtagtagtagtagtagtagtagtagtagtagtagtagtagtagtagtagtagtagtagtagtagtagtagtagtagtagtagtagtagtagtagtagtagtagtagtagtagtagtagtagtagtagtagtagtagtagtagtagtagtagtagtagtagtagtagtagtagtagtagtagtagtagtagtagtagtagtagtagtagtagtagtaataataggttttgggggaaaggaaatgcgcagtatctgtctcatatatcgttggacccctgaaccgcgccataaggaaagagataaaggagggaatggaagaagaaaggaagagagaggtgccgtagtggagggctccggaataatttgaccgcctagggacctttaacgtgcactgacatcgcacagcacacgggcgccttagcgttttgcctccataaaaacgcagccgccgcgtctgggttcgaacccgggaactccgcatcagtagccgagcgtcctaaccactgagccaccgcggcgggtggaaagcGTGCGCCGatcagaaaaccggtgggtatACCTTGTGGCAAGGGGATGAAATTCAGCACCTCatacatgcgaggcggatgccctgAGTACGCAGCGTATTGGCCGTTATTTTAAGAAGAAATGGTGGTAGTGTGAGCGCTGTGTTTGCCTTTTTTCTGCCGTTCatgcgtttttttgcgctgcatattttccttttctgtgaCATAATTTTCATTTATGTTCGCTGCTATTTGTCGTTTATATAACAACTATAAAGCGAACAATAGAACCAAATCATTCAGGATTTGATGTACCACATCAACGGCATggtgcggtggttgtcgagcgtCCCCCAAAGGTAACATCGAGAGATGAAATCTTGTTTATCTCCAGGTAATAGTCTCGCTTGTAAACTTTGAAACGGCTCAACTCTCGCAGAGAATATTCAGCCGTTAGCCGATACTTGTAGAGTGAAGAAAAACTCTCTCTTCTTGCAACCTAGGGTAGAAAAATTTGGTTTATGTTCGTGACCGCAGGTactggttttatggtttatggggtttaacgtcccaaagcgactcaggatatatGAAGGACGCACACAAATACTGAACTTTCGTGATAAAATATTATCAAATACTTAATGTAAATCCGTCGTGAGTGAACCCGTTGATGCATGCTTACACTTTTTGTCCGGGGCTATTCATTTGCATGTTTCTTCAGATATCGGAAATGTGATAGTATACTTGAAGGCGTCGATCACCAAGACGATAGGCACGTAGAAAAAAGcgaacaagcaaaaaaaatggcaggtGAAAAAAATGCAGCCGTTATAAAACAGTTCTCCTGTGAGTAccggaacgttttttttttttctgcggaaaGGGATATGGTTTTGTTTCGTTCACTTGTAATGTGGTTCTGTACTAAGAGTTTGAAGAGCAGTGTATACTAGGAATAATACGTAAGATTGGACAATGGCTGGAGATACGCTTGGCACTACTACCAGATATGCTTGGCAATACTACCGTCAAAACCCTACATACAGACACCTGCTAGAACCCTTTTCGATTGCTGAAATCTCAACATCTCACATATATTCGAAAGAATACCTAAAGACAGTAAACTTTATTTTAGCACCGATCCCAGCGCCTGTGTAGCCTTCTTCTTTATCAGCTCTTCATGCATGTGCTAACTAAACAGAGTCTACAAGAGGGGTCGTACAGGCCTAGGACGCCGCTACGCTCGCTTCAGCTTCAGGGTGTAAGTAGGGGGAGATCGCTTTTGGCCTGTGGTCGGGTAAATCGTCAGCCTCATGGTTAATGTTCGCGGTGAGGGCTCGGATTGCTCCTCGTTTCCGATGATGCCATGGTCGTGTGACGGTGGCATCTTGAGCAGATGATCTCATGGGAGCGGTAATGTGCAGGTGAGGTAACGAACACTTGATGACCGCGGCATAGTGATCTGATTTGTTACGCCGCCATCGGACGCCGTTCAAAACAGGAGTGGGAGCTTAGCACCTCCTCTTTAAAGAAAAGCTCCACGTTTTCCTTTCCCCTTTTGTGTCGTTTTCACATTATTGGATAACATAACTAATATACGGATCAGgctgaaaggttttttttttctgatgcttaTACCAATTTTATTTTCGCAAGCAAACTATTCATTCTGGCTCTGATTGCTGTATGGTAACGGTGTTGCCTGTTTTAAATGCAGTAAAAAACACAGTAATGCCCTGAAATGAATCAAGCTTATTCCTCTCCACCAATATTGCTCAAGAAAGCGGCCCGCGTGTTCATGCTTGTTCATGGGTCAAGCAGCTTTAACGCCATCAGCGCACCAATATTGAGGCAGACGTTCATATATTGAGACCTCCGGCTACTTCGAGCGCTGCGCCCGTGACGTAGGAGCTGGCTGCTGAGCAGAGGAACTTGATTGCCTCGGCGACTTCCAGAGGCCGGGCGGCCCTCTTGAGGGGCACCGTCGACACTGCGGCCTCTTTGTGCTTTTGGTATTCGCCACCCGACATAGGAGTGTCTGTCCAGCCGGGCAGCACGGCGTTGCAGCGAATTCCGTGCGCCGCCAGTTCCTTGGCCGTTGTCTTCGTGAGGGCTATGACGCCGGCCTTGGATGAGgcgtacgctggagtcgcacgACCCCAGGCGTTGGCCGCGACACTAGCTATGTTCACAATGGCTGCTCCACCCTCGGGCAGTTGTATCCCAGATCGCAGCACATATCGGCTGGCGGCGCGAGTGACCAGGAAGGTGCCCTGGAACCAAAGACAATGGAGGATCAGCCTGCGGTACCGGATTTTGCAGCAGCGATGCTTTCACATGTTCACAAGAGTTGAGGTGGAACGAGAGGCCGGAGTGAGCTGTCTACGGCGGGAATCACATTAAAAATGGAGCTACTTTACATTCATTTGAAATAAGAGAAAGGAAAACCGTTTTCATTGAAACCAAATTTTGCTTTGTCAGCTTCATTCACCACTCCAAAAATTACTGGAACTGACTTGAGTGTGCTTGACACTGTGTGCCAAAAGCACAATGGTCAAATATTTAAGGGAATCCCCGAAGGcagagtaaatttgtaataaaggagCAATTGCTATTAGCATCCACCCAATCTCAGCCATAGGTATACAGCTTTCCTAtgtaaccgtatggctgcgcttaggtggatgccaaTGGGTAATTATTCCATTATTAGAAAGCACAACGTAGCAAGAGGAATGTCTAATGTCGGGTGCTAGAGTGCAGAATTTAGGTGTCTGAAAATTGTGCGTGACGTACTTGCCTAGGTGTTGATATAGTCGAATGCTGAAAAACTTGACACATGAACAGCAGAGCACGACTACGATTAGCCAAGTTATCGCGGTAGCTCCCTGCAGGATAAAATGAACGGGCAACGTAGTTCACTAAGCCTTGATGTTCAGTTGTTGGCATCTCACCTTGAGGTTTACCCTGATCACGTCGTCAAACAGCTCTTCGCTGCAGTCGACGAGAGGAGCTGAACGGAGTATACCGGCACTGTTGACGACCACGCTGAGCGGCTGAGTGAAGTTGCTTCTGACATGGTTGAAGAGTTCCTCGACAGAAGAATAGTCGCCGACGTCCACGTACACAGCTAGGTGCTTGCCGTCGCCTGCGAGCAACCCGTTCACGCTTATCTCCTCGGGTGATGGAAGGTTGCTCAACACAGAGCAGTAGTAAACCGAAAGCTTCCAGCTGCAAGGATCTATGACGCAAAATTATGGCGACAAATTTTCTTTGTGTGCGACATAATTCGTCCGTTAGCCGCTTGCTCAAGAGCTAAGGTAGCCATATAGTTCTATTGCCAGTTATGCAACAAAGAGCAAAAAATGTAGTGTAGAAAGATTTTGCGTATTGTTAACCTTTAAGCAGGTTATATTGGCGACCACAACAAGGCAAATATCATGTCAGCTGGACAATGGTACGTAAAAAAAGTAGGTTGCATAGATGAACGAGAGTACCCAGACCTGACTCCAGCCTCCACTAAGCGAGAAACACGTTGCACTAAGAAAGTATAACCTGCTCCGTTGGCATTTCATTTCCGCACATCTGCAGGTTCATGGTGCAGCGTTGTGAATGAATCCACGGGGTTTACAATATTCAAGGGCTGCAACGCGATCCACGCCGCTGTTCTTGCAAGGCACTGTTGGACAGCGCTTGAGTGACTGCAGTAAAATATACTCGCTCCTACTTCCAGAAGACCGCTTTAAATGCCAGGGTTTAATATACAATGCTCGCAGTATCGTTGGTTTAGCACCTTCACAATGCCGCTGGCCTGTAATGAGTGCGTGTGTGATTACACGCTCCGAAGATTCAAGTGGTGCCATGAGAGACGCTGCAGAGTTGGGCCCCAGGTTAGTTTTGTGAAGCAGAGGTTCTTTGCCGTGCGCTGACGTGGAACGGCACACGTGTATTTTGCATTCTACCCCTGTCGAGACTCTGCTACTGCAGTTGTGGGTCCTTGCTGGGTCCTTGAACTGGGCAGCCGAACGCAGTGCGGGTGATCCACCGTAGGGGTGCTGCACTGTATATTGGCTCAGGTACGGTGTCCGTTCGTCAGCCAATTT
Coding sequences within it:
- the LOC144136751 gene encoding (3R)-3-hydroxyacyl-CoA dehydrogenase-like — encoded protein: MADSEAPFRGRLALVTGGASGIGEAVCRGLAAEGATLVVADKQLEAARKVARSLPGDGKHLAVYVDVGDYSSVEELFNHVRSNFTQPLSVVVNSAGILRSAPLVDCSEELFDDVIRVNLKGTFLVTRAASRYVLRSGIQLPEGGAAIVNIASVAANAWGRATPAYASSKAGVIALTKTTAKELAAHGIRCNAVLPGWTDTPMSGGEYQKHKEAAVSTVPLKRAARPLEVAEAIKFLCSAASSYVTGAALEVAGGLNI